tgacaaaccagcagcagcctgaccctgacaaaccagcagccgcctgaccctgacaaaccagcaccctgacaaacaagcaccagcctgacaaagcagcagcctgacaaagcagcagcctgacaaagcagcagcctgacaaagcagcagcctgacaaagcagcagcctgacaaagcagcagcctgacaaagcagcagcctgacaaacaagcagcaccctgacaaacaagcagcaccctgacactgacaaacaagcagcaccctgacactgacaaacaagcagcaccctgacactgacaaacaagcagcaccctgacactgacaaacaagcagcaccctgacaaacaagcagcagcctgacactgacaaagcagcagcagcctgacactgacaaagcagcagcagcctgacactgacaaagcagcaccagcctgacactgacaaagcagcaccagcctgacactgacaaagcagcaccagcctgacaaagcagcagcagcctgacactgacaaagcagcagcagcctgacactgacaaagcagcagcagcctgacactgacaaacaagcagcaccctgacactgacaaacaagcagcaccctgacaaaccagcagcaccctgacaaaccagcagcagcctgacaaaccagcagcagcctgacaaaccagcagcagcctgacaaaccagcagcagcctgacaaaccagcagcagcctgacaaaccagcagcagcctgacaaaccagcagcagcctgacaaaccagcagcagcctgacaaaccagcagcagcctgacaaaccagcagcagcctgaccctgacaaaccagcagcagcctgaccctgacaaaccagcagcagcctgaccctgacaaaccagcagcagcctgacaaaccagcagcagcctgaccctgacaaagcagcagcagcctgaccctgacaaagcagcagcagcctgaccctgacaaaccagcagcagcctgaccctgacaaaccagcagcagcctgacaaaccagcagcagcctgacaaaccagcagcagcctgacaaaccagcagcagcctgacaaaccagcagcagcctgacaaaccagcagcagcctgacaaaccagcagcagcctgacactgacagacaaagcagcagcagcctgacactgacagacaaagcagcagcagcctgacaaaccagcagcagcctgacaaaccagcagcagcctgacaaaccagcagcagcctgacaaaccagcagcagcctgacaaaccagcagcagcctgacaaaccagcagcagcctgacaaaccagcagcagcctgacaaaccagcagcagcctgacaaaccagcagcagcctgacactgacaaaccagcagcagcctgacactgacaaaccagcagcagcctgacactgacaaagcagcagcctgacaaagcagcagcctgacaaagcagcagcctgacaaagcagcagcctgacaaagcagcagcctgacaaagcagcaccctgacaaagcagcagcctgacaaaccagcaccctgacaaacaagcagcagcctgacactgacaaagcagcaccctgacaaacaagcagcagcctgacactgacaaaccagcagcagcctgacactgacaaaccagcagcagcctgacactgacaaaccagcagcagcctgacactgacagacaaaccagcagcagcctgacactgacagacaaaccagcagcagcctgacaaaccagcagcagcctgacaaaccagcagcagcctgacaaaccagcagcagcctgacaaaccagcagcagcctgacaaaccagcagcagcctgacaaaccagcagcagcctgacaaaccagcagcagcctgacaaaccagcagcagcctgacaaaccagcagcagcctgacaaaccagcagcagcctgacaaaccagcagcagcctgacaaaccagcagcagcctgacaaaccagcagcagcctgacaaaccagcagcagcctgacaaaccagcagcagcctgacaaaccagcagcagcctgacactgacaaagcagcagcagcctgacactgacaaagcagcagcagcctgacactgacaaagcagcagcagcctgacactgacaaaccagcagcagcctgacactgacaaaccagcagcagcctgacactgacaaaccagcagcagcctgacactgacaaaccagcagcagcctgaccctgacaaagcagcagcagcctgaccctgacaaagcagcagcagcctgaccctgacaaagcagcagcagcctgaccctgacaaagcagcagcagcctgaccctgacaaagcagcagcagcctgaccctgacaaaccagcagcagcctgacaaaccagcagcagcctgacaaaccagcagcagcctgacaaaccagcagcagcctgacaaaccagcagcagcctgacaaaccagcagcagcctgacaaaccagcagcagcctgacaaaccagcagcagcctgacaaaccagcagcagcctgacaaaccagcagcagcctgacaaaccagcagcagcctgacaaaccagcagcagcctgacaaaccagcagcagcctgacaaaccagcagcagcctgacaaaccagcagcagcctgacaaaccagcagcaccctgacaaaccagcagcaccctgacaaaccagcagcagcctgacaaaccagcagcagcctgacaaaccagcagcagcctgacaaaccagcagcagcctgacaaaccagcagcagcctgacaaaccagcagcagcctgacaaaccagcagcagcctgacaaaccagcagcagcctgacaaaccagcagcagcctgacaaaccagcagcagcctgacaaaccagcagcagcctgacaaaccagcagcagcctgacaaaccagcagcagcctgacaaaccagcagcagcctgaccctgacaaaccagcagcagcctgaccctgacaaaccagcagcctgaccctgacaaaccagcagcctgaccctgacaaaccagcagcctgaccctgacaaaccagcagcctgaccctgacaaaccagcagcctgacaaaccagcagcctgacaaaccagcagcctgacaaaccagcaccctgacaaaccaccagcctgacaaaccaccagcctgacaaaccagcaccctgacaaagcagcaccctgaccctgacctgatGTGTGTCTTACATATAAGGTTCAGAATTACCTGTTTTAGTTTCCATTCATACCTTTATGAATTAAGATTTTCTGAGTGGAAATGTTAAAATCATATAACAATATTTTAACAGTGGAATGAATGCATAAGCAATTAAGGAACTGTTAGTTAAATCCACATGAAGCAACATAACGTCTTTAGTAGTAAAATGTGATGTATCTAGGAGTGACAATATGTTTCCAAACATTTGTATGTGCTGTGGTTTGCTGACACTAAATAATGTTAGGGGAAACAAAAAAACGACCTATTGACAGTTACAGGGTAGTGTGATTCTTGTAATAAACTTAGTTTTACCAAAGTCCTGTGTTAGTATTCAGTACAACATACACTGCATACATCCATCTTGCTTTCAGTGAGGgaagatttttctttaaaaaaaaaaaaaaaatttgttccTTGGTAAAGTTGGTTTGTCTCACAGGTACCGAAtttgtataattaaaataagataagatattgacataatatatttttggttttataaacaactgacaggaaaaacaaaaacctgaGATATTACCATATCCAGTGGTAAACAATAATCAGTCCCAAAAGGGCTTTcctatattttgcatttgtgtcAAACGTCCACATTATCAGAAGTACTCAGGAGTCCAGACGGTCTCCAGCAGCACTGGcatacagctctcagctcaCAGACGCCACCTGGCGAGTGAACATGGCAGAACCCTGTCTGTGCTGGAGCCGGACTGCCCGTGGCATCAGCCTAGAACCTGCTCTGCTGATGCTTGCCGCTGGTTCCGGGGATCGGAATGAGCATCTCGTCAGGAAGCCTCAGCTCTGTCCGTTTGTCTTGGGAAGCGGGGTGGAggcgggggcggggcggggggcgtATGGCATGGCACCAATCCGCGTCGCCTCATTTGAGAGATTTTTGGTCGAACAGCTGCAGGTCCAGGCGCACCCACACCTCGCCTGTCGGCACCTCGTGCAGCAGCAGGCGCCTTGTCGCTGCTCCCTTGTTTTCCAGCTCCTTCTTGATGGTGGCCACAGGAACTTCAGTGCGGCCCAGGAAGTCTAACAATGATACAAGCAGCCATGATGAAAGCGGCCACCATCAAACGCTAGTAATAGAACACAGGCCATTGTGGCACAATGAAAGAAATTAAGCAATAGGGGGGGGAAAGAAATAAACGGTCAAACACAAAAGAAATTATCTAGTAGAAGGGTTGCAGTGAGACTGCAGAATATACCAGGGCATAAAGTAGAGAACGTAGTTCATCTGTATGTGTTCTTGGGCTGTAGGAGTAACCCGTACAAATACAAAGAGAATgttcaaactcacacacacagaaccagggggAGGATATGGAACCAGAACCCTGAAGCATGAAACCACAGTGATACCCCATGGAGAAACTTAAAATGAcgtgtaataaataaataaattaaaaataaattaaaagttaaattaaaaaaaaaaaaaaacaagacgaaACTTCAAATATGACACCCAAATTTTTCTAAGGGAAATTTAACATCAGCACATTTAACATCAGAACTGTTCCCAAGACGAATTTCAGGAAGTGTCAACGTGTAAAAAGAGGAGAAATAAACATCTGAAGAAAGGACTAACCATCGGGAGAGAACTGGTCCCTCTTGAAGATGGTGACACATAGAACATCCTGGTACAGGTCCTTAATGAAGAACTGACAGTTGAAGTTCCACTTGGGGTTGattgtgtcatttattgtcCGGGAGGTGAAACACTGTGCCCCCATGGTCACCTCGCAATATGGATTACTCTTTCCTGGAGGGTGTAGGCCATCAAAAAAAACCATTAAACCCAACCATCAAGCCATACATGAGGTACAAGGCATTAGGGGGTTAGCGGCTGGAGTTTCGGGAGATAggacttgacctttgaccctcacCATTGGGCTTGCAGGGCTTGAGCTCTGTGGCCTCCAAAATAGTGACCAGCAGGCGGCCAATGCCACTGGTTTTCAGGGAACGAGCTGGAAATGCATACAGCAAGTGATGCATGAGTCGAAAGACCAAGGAACAATAAATAAGATTCATAATAAAGAAGTTAAGATGCAAGGAACTCCCAAGGAATTGGCAGAAATAAGATAcagcaactggaaaaaaaaactgtagttaATGGGGCACTGCAGTCTATGATAGGGTTATCAAGGGTTCAGTAATGAAGGTCTGCATAAATAGACTGTACAGCAACCAAAAGGGAAAGTAGTAGGTTCTTAAACTGCAACGGATGtgttcactggaaggacaggctGTGTAAAAGAGGGAAACTCAAATTCAGGAAAAACCAGTGCTCAGCTACAaactcagaccaagattttgtttttacaaaccagttgagtagcCTTTGACTGACTctctatgctcaactggttggaagAAACAAATTCTTGCTCATGGGGTTTGTAGGTTCTGGCTGTGAAACGTCCAACATGGACTAAAACATGGGGTCAGGGTTCTGAAACACTGAATAGGGTAATGAATATATACTGGTGACTTAGAGGATTTtatattacagatacataaatatacacacacacacatacatataactAAATTAAATAGGAAAAGGACAAGCAATTTTGTAGACAGATGAATAAAACCATTACATAATCAAACTGGACTGAAGGGTTATGCTAAGACactgaaaaggattaaatgcaaataaaatagtTCACCTTGGTAAGCTTTCTCTCGCTTCTTCTTCTCAGTCTCTATGAAATGTTCTGAAGCAGCTTTGATTTTCTGCGCCCAGGCAGTCCTGATTGATTAAATAAGAAGAAacacctgatttgttaccagaACAGGACACCGAGGGAGCCTCCTTGTGGACTGAAGCCACAGCTTCCTTGTTCAATTCTCCTTAGTCTCTTCTCTAACTCCCTTCCTTCCCCACTCATTGATGTTCTCTGTCCTGAGAGTATAAACACGGTCGATGTGGGAGATGTGGAAGATTGGCTCATCGCTAGACGGATCGGAGGGCATCTTCACCAGAACTTCATTTAGAAACACGGGCTGGTTGGATAGAAGACCAAAATCGGGTCATAGACTCGCATTAAATTGGAAGTACACACAGTAGAGAAAGCCCGTAAAAATGGGCTAAACATACAACTAAGGAAATGGCACCTCTTTCTAGAAAGTTCTACTCCGAATTGTATGGATATGAAAAGTTCATTTAAAACGCAATGTATGATTTTGTGCCGTAAATGTAACTGTCTGGTATTGCTAGCCCCCTCCATTACTCCCCAGCATGAAAAAGAGTCTCACGTTCTTGTACATCTTGAACTGCATGTTGCACTTGGGACTGAAGAGCTTATCCGTCCCTGATGAGGTGAACTGCTTCACTGCTTGGGTGAGCAGCAGGAAGTCATTGAAGAGGAAGGTGTATAACTCCTTGTTGCTCTTAGTTTTATAGACCTTGCCGCTGTGTAGCAGCTTTCGGGGACCCAGGCAGTTGGTCAAGGAGTTGAATATCAAGTTCTGTAGGGAAATGGAACAATTGGAAGTGTCCAGTAAACTGTAGGAAAGCTGCAAAAATCCAGACCCTAACTTGTAGTAGGATTAACTCTGTAGACGACTTTGTTAGaggctgtgcatgtaaacaaacatttgttAAGAACTTCAGGAGGGAatattgtagattatataaaacCCAGGCTATAGACAAGAGCTTCGTGATATAGTTGCATTAGATGTGCTCACCTCAGTGATGCCTTCACACTGGACATGGCTCTGAATCCACTCTAACCTGTCGGAGTTCTCCTTCTCCCGGACCCCCTCGTTGACCTGCAGACAGAGCTCCTCGGCCCTGTCCAGAGCCTCCCGCAAGTGTCCATGGTCCAAGTGATTCTCTGGAGTGTTCTCGAGAATCTGGGGAGCAGGAGATTTGGAAATAGGTCTGGGACCTGCCTAAGAATGAACTCTGTCTTTGGACAAGGACTGTGGAGTTCAG
Above is a genomic segment from Brienomyrus brachyistius isolate T26 unplaced genomic scaffold, BBRACH_0.4 scaffold196, whole genome shotgun sequence containing:
- the LOC125728198 gene encoding intersectin-2-like encodes the protein CADLTSLDTMSPQERKRQGYIHELIETEERYMADLQLVLEVFYKPMSESGRLTDVEMAMIFVNWKDLIMSNTKLHKALRVRKKTGGEKMPVQMIGDILASELSHMQAYIRFCSCQLNGAALLQQKTDKEPEFKDFLKKIATDHRCKGMPLSSFLLKPMQRITRYPLIIKNILENTPENHLDHGHLREALDRAEELCLQVNEGVREKENSDRLEWIQSHVQCEGITENLIFNSLTNCLGPRKLLHSGKVYKTKSNKELYTFLFNDFLLLTQAVKQFTSSGTDKLFSPKCNMQFKMYKNPVFLNEVLVKMPSDPSSDEPIFHISHIDRVYTLRTENINETAWAQKIKAASEHFIETEKKKREKAYQARSLKTSGIGRLLVTILEATELKPCKPNGKSNPYCEVTMGAQCFTSRTINDTINPKWNFNCQFFIKDLYQDVLCVTIFKRDQFSPDDFLGRTEVPVATIKKELENKGAATRRLLLHEVPTGEVWVRLDLQLFDQKSLK